The genome window CTCGTAACAGCGGGTGAAGAAAGCGGCGGGGGCTTTGCCCGAGTACGTGCGAGGCCCCAGGGTCCGGGCGAGTCGCCGCCCGGCTTGCCCGATCGACTCATTCCGCAACCATTTGAGGCTCCCTCGTAGCGACTCTCGCTCAGAGCGGGTGAGGTCAGCGTTGGCTTCGGTCGCCTCGATCATGGCGGTCACGTGCGCCTGGGCGGCATCCGAGCGGGGCTGGAGGTCGAGCAAGGTCTCAATCGCCATAGTCAGCATCAGAAGCCTCGAGTCCGCTGAAGGCTGGAAGAAGGAACCGCTGTACAGATCGAAGGCCAGCCGCTCAGGACCCTCCAGCGGGTCATGGAGCTGCGCGGCCTGCATGAGCACCAGGCGGTTCCGCTCCTCGGACGGACGCTTGCACGACTCGATGCTTGGCGCGGCGACGAAGCGAAGGCCTGGCTGATCTTCGAAGACTGTGACACCTGGCAGGTGTCCCAACACAGGGTGTCCCACTCGCTCGGCGAGCCACGCCTCACCCGCTTTCGTCAGGGTCCCGACGGGCTGTCGATCCCCAAAGTCGGCGGCTAGGTGCACCCGGGCGAAGGCACGACTAATAACGTCCCGCCACCGTTCACCCTCTCTGGCAGCTTCGTCTTGGGTGGCGTATCCCTCGCCCCGGATCACGAGGTTGGTCGCATCACACAAGCGTTGGCCGACGTCCCCGAAGGGCTTCAGCAAAACCTGTCGCTCTCCTTCGCCGCACAGTAAGAACTGGCTTTCGGTCAGTCCGAGCAGCGTCTGGCTCGGCATCGTGAAGGGGAGACGAAAGCAGTACACGGGCACCCCCGGAAGACGTAGCCAGTTCCTCATGAGCCTAGTACTCCATTTGGACCTCGTTGCAGGTGAGTGGGATAAACACGTCAGGTGTGAGGTGCTGGGCGGGAGCACGACGAGGAAGACAGGGTGCCAGCGGGACCGCACGCCCAGGACTGACAGCGACCGCAAGCCCCGCGCCACCGGCGCGCTCTAAGCGCTGCCCGCACGCTTTCCAACTGTGGTGGTGGGGTGGTGGGCTGTGTCCGGGGCCGTTCCCTGCGTTCATGAGCGGATGCCCGGGGCGCACCCGGCTCATGGTCTCATCTGAACGGTCGTGAGCGGGGCTGAATGAGACGGGAACTCAGACGGATGGGCAGGCGGGGCTGAGGCGCCCGACCTGAAAGATTGCTGGTCTGACAGCTTCGTCCATACGAGGATGCTTCCATGCGCCGCGCAGACGAAGAGGAAGAGCCCCTCAAGTTGATCCGCCGCTACGTTACGCCCGACCGGCGGTACCTCAAACTCGGCGGCAGCCTTCTCGGGATGGGCGGGCGTGAACGAACCAAGTTCCTGCAGAAGCTGGGTCAGGCGGCCGGGAAGACCAGTCCTCGTGAGCTGGACACGCTGCTCGACGGTGGGTGGCGGGAGCGAAAGACGGCAGCGTGGCTCATCGCCGTGGCTGGCAGATCCGAGTTCCGGGATCGCCTCGGCGAACTCCTGCTCGCCAGCGAAGGGCCCTACGCCGGGCAGGCTTACTG of Streptomyces cynarae contains these proteins:
- a CDS encoding DUF6000 family protein; the protein is MRRADEEEEPLKLIRRYVTPDRRYLKLGGSLLGMGGRERTKFLQKLGQAAGKTSPRELDTLLDGGWRERKTAAWLIAVAGRSEFRDRLGELLLASEGPYAGQAYCVALAIFGTRADADLLVAYLDRYLRRPDLYYDQEAALGALLLLDAKLGADCAARFLAPEGLWQQWIDGPPSKDREAPASYREFICELCAFADEAAKHCPDRLT